Genomic segment of Leptidea sinapis chromosome 30, ilLepSina1.1, whole genome shotgun sequence:
ATGTTTGtctattcattttttttttcatttagtattattaatacGCTACACAagccttaaaatatttttcttgtttATATTCTAGACAAGATGCCAATAGCAATGACTAAAGATCAATGGGCTCGGATACACAAATGGACGGAGAGCAACGACGACCCGGATGCGACACGACGCCGGAATTACGTGAAGTACTTGAACGATACCAGCAGAGAAATGACGAAACATTGGCCGAACTCGTTGGATGTaggtattttttacaattaaagttttttttacatccTTTCTGAAAACGGGGGCAAGTTCTGCCATATTTGTAATCCTTCGATGTGTAGGTAGGTAGGGTACCTACATAACTAAATATGTACATCTGTTTTTCTGTAATTTAAATtcgaaatatttgttttttacaatctttcattttaaaaacaagaCAATGTCAAAGTATCCAGGTCCAGCGGAGCCCTAGCTAGTACATTCCTACAACAGTTATAATAAACTGTCGGTAGGTAGGGCACATAGATACCTACACGCATATGAGACGGATTCcggatttataattataaattttcaaacaagATCATGATGACTTGCAGAAAGTAAACAAACGCAACGAGGAACTCCGGCAAGCGCGCATCGCGGCGGCCGAAGAGGCGAACAATAAGTTCTACCGGCGCTACATGCGGCGCAAGCGAGAAGAGCAACAGGAGCTGATGTACTCCGCGCGGGAGACGGTCTTCAAGAACACAGACGCACCTAAACTGCTGCTCTCGTGAGATTACGTGTCCACATCTTTTGTTCGCGGCGCTTTCGATATAGCGGTCGTTCTTCATCAAGTAGGCTTTCTGGCACGGGTAGGGACGTATGTGACCGAATGTAATACGACTCACATTATCTCTCTATCACCTCTTGCGCGGATATAACGTGTCCAAAGAAATACCTATTGTTTGTTGGTGAGCGTACAATGCATAGGTACATTATCATACCTAGCTATTTAGTAAGTACATACCAAGCTAAAatgtttactaaaataaaattcaaagtgGTTACAATGTAGTTATGGTTAGTAAGAacataggtacttttaaatggCTGATCAGACTTGCCTGTTGTTTGGCAAAGCTATAATACTGTAAAGAGAAAAAGATTGATAAAGTAAAAGTATCTTTGTATCTCCTggataaacttaaaaactcaTTAACATATTTGGAAAAAGAATAAATGTTTAGAAAAGTATATTATCTACGAGAAGTAtgagttaaaataattaaaaaatccaCTCGAAATTTGCATTAAGCAAGGTATATTAGCGTATACTGTGCATGTCATACACTGAGCGTTCGctgtgaaaattattaatgatttaCCAGGTATATAAGGTTAGGTTATAAGGTTATAAGGTACAAAAACAATGGTAAAGAACAATTCGAAGAAAATTTTAGAGTTTGCATCTAAGCTAAAATACATTTTTCTGATGAAAGATTTTCTTATGAACATGAAAACTAAAGATCTCACAATGCGTATTAATTTCGTGTACTGAGCTACCAACTAGGACGATAAACGATCGTGTGGGTTCGGGGAGGCGTCACGTGATCCCCCTTCTTCTACTGTCTTACAACCTCAAATATTCcctattatgtttaatataatataacatacaattacttaaaatcttgtttgtttttatatacatatctaAAATAATCTTATATTACTTATGGGTTTAAGTTTTGTGAAAATTATGCAGTGCGGTGATCGAAACAGTTGTTCAGAAAGAACGCGAAGAGCAAATCAAGTTTAACAAAGAGTTGCAGAAGCTGGCAATGGAGCAGAAGAAGAAAGACGATGATGAAATCATACGCAAGTCCAAGGAGTGGCACCAGCTCATGGCTGACCGCAAAAAGAAACGCTTTGATGCcgataaaaaatatcaaaaggaAATACTTGAGCAGTGAGTCATGTCACTTTGTTACAGTTCCTTTTTTTTTcaggtttttttatatattacctaAAGTGGACTCTACTAAGTGGAAATGTTTAGGCGGTGACATCGCTTGTTTGTCGCTAATAACGCTGATaatacaaaaacgtatttcgtaataattgatattacgttttttataatttgaataaaattaattaaaattcggCAGGATTAAGTCGACTTTCCTTTATACTGATGAATTCATATAcatatttgcataatattattatatcacaaATTTGTTGAGATACTTTatttcaaaaaagcgcgtacaccttccttaaaggccggcaacgctcctgtgattcctctggtgttgcaagagtatgtgggcaGTGATGACCACTTatcacgctcgtttgtcctctttttccataataaaataaaataataataaataaattgttcaaACAACAAACCTTTGTTCAAAACTCGTACTTGAGGGATAAGGGATATTTCTGTAGTTTTGGCTTTTATAAGAAATTAGTTATAAGCCTAAGTCCAACTTATTAAAAGAAGTAAATCCATTTCAGAATCTAGCTGCACCTACCTAATATGTGTGCCTTTGCCTGTTTCATACTGAAGGTttcaaatagttatttattcaaGAGTTCGTTTTCGTTACGAGTGCCGAATTTGAATCCCGAGCAAACGAAGTTTTCTAAGCTAGATTCCTGAGAGATAGTGAGGGATCAAAggcacaataaataattattttctatcgTATGACGCAATGGTTCACcccaattatattaatttaaaaatattattacttttatatttctaAATACTTATcattatagataaaaaatattgtaaaattgagATAAATTTAGAAGATTTTTTCAAATGTTTTGAACCATCATGGCATGGTTCCGATTCAGACAATTAGGTCTACTCTTATACAACGAAAAACGATGTTTTGATCGAAGTTTCGCGTGTTTGCTGAATTTGTTATCGGAATGTTGACTTGTGTTCGGTATTTTAACCTCAATTTGACGAAACCGAAGATTTTGATAAATCCTTAAAAGAAACCTTTTGATTTTCgggattttgttgcaaatttgctTTAAATGGTTTCAATAATGCCTTTAATCGAGTGAAGAACATTTAGAACGTAGAAGGAACCGGAGCCGCTCGCGCAATAactttaaggcgctatagtcctaaaaagtaacatttttaaaaatctacttaaaatacttctacaaatactacggttccaattttttgacatttttatcttcatttctttatctaaattatcgctgtttcgaaaacatgattacgaaaaaaaatctcgatagatttattttttgaaaaatagtcctttttatttgaattgtttatattatcataaaactatgatagctataaacacaaaacatattttattcgatagtttattagtatttataagttttaactgtgggatttatcaatacgctttgtgaattattttatattaatttttttcgtaataaactaaacgcgacgccttggttgcttgctcgctcaagccagcagtacgcccgtgaccactgtcaaggaaggtactgtgttcgtgtctctcgggctcacattacgtaagattttagcaaacaagtacaaagcgggaatcatagtaaaaaaataatgatgatgcgcgacagcgtatttgttgaaatatatatgtaaatgtaagtccgaaagtactaaaataaaatttacgtaatattattttgaatattatgccacgcgggatttttgtatatatgtactttagggaagttagataaatccaagatgaccgccgcacaaaattatgatttcagcaatatggatatcgtgtccgaggttctcgagggtgcagagaacgattctgtgatcatttttgaattcaaagatggccgccgctcataattatgatttcagcaatatggatatcgtgtccgaggttctcgagggtgcagagaacgattttgattttgtgatcatttttgaaatccaagatggccgccgcacaaaattatgattttagcaatatggataccgtgtccgaggttctcgagggtgcagataacgattttgtgatcatttttgaaatccaagatggcggccgcacaaaattatgatttcagcaatatggatatcgtgtccgaggttctcgagggtgcagataacgattttctgatcatttttgaaatcaatatggccgccgcacaaaattatgatttcagcaatatggatatcgtgtccgaggttctcgagggtccggGAAcgattgtgcggcggccatcttggattccaaaaatgatcccaaaatcgttcactgcaccctcgagaacctcggacacgatatccaaattgctgaaattataattatgagcggcgaccatctttgaattcaaaaatgatcacagaatcgttctctgcaccctcgagaacctcggacacgatatccatattgctgaaatcataattaagtgcggcggccatcttggatttcaaaaatgatcacacaatcgttctctgcaccctcgaggatctcggatacgatatccataatgttgaaatcataattttgcgcgtaatataacatttctctcatacgtcgataaaaaagatttacttcaaaaatgcataaaaaatattatcacagtaattccgtactctagcacaactgtaagttttaaaaaatataacgcgGTCCTttgggtcggcggtcgttgacctcagccatgcccgacgcctgtgtccatgcgtacctacctatcgaatctaacgttcgctcaatttttacctaaagtgttgggaaaacctcgccttaatgtTAGTGAATTTCCCGACTTAGAGTTTATAggaaacagaaataaattatacagCAGGCTATAATATGTAGTTAAGTATAAGGGGTGGTATTGATATTCCCGAGTTAAATGAGAATGAACTCTAATCTGAAAGAAGCAGGCGGGTTCCCTCTTAATCAGCTGCGTCTTCACCTCAAGCTCTACAGGCAGGTCGAAGGGCATGAGCTGCATTAGTACAACTGTTAGAAAGGATAAAGGTAGAACTTTATCATAATTATTCCTTTCTAACAGTAGTGGTATTCCTATCTTTAGTGACATTTCtaataagtttcatttttgttataattaaaagaaaatttttttttatttatttattatgacagAAAAAGTTACTAACAGCTAACAAAGAATacttagaaatataaattataaggcTTATATCTTCATCATCATACGTGCAGCCACTTAAAAAGATGTACCTATAAAAGGATGGTATTAAGCTGAGgcaatatttttagtgaaaaaacaaattagaaTAGAACTGATATCGCGATTGCAAGGTATGGTAAAAAGCGCTATAAAAGATAATTTACTAGCACCAATATAAATGAGAACTCTTTttagaaaactttttaaagatTTCAATCAAAAAATCGCAAGTACTAAGTTGACATGCTTACAATTCGTGTGTacttaatacattattttgtcattGCTCTTTGTCTGTCTGAGTCTTCAAATAAGTcggatcaaaaaaatattcatttcaaTCATTCACGAATATTCTCTATAGCTCCGAACTTCGTCTGTGCGTCCGAAAACAAAAATGAGTGGGGTCAGTACTGAAACATCGTTTAAATTTTGTTCGTTTACGAAGCTTCGTGTCGGAAAAAGACAGTAGACTCCAAGATTATCCTTACTGGCAGACTAGACAAACACACTGTACAGGTATACACAAAAACGATATAATTTATGTTGCAGAGCTAAAGAGGTGGCGGAGAGAAATCGTACGGAGTACGAAACTGAGCTGGAGATGCAGAAGATCGACAACATGAAGGCGGACGCTGAAATGGACGCTCTCGATAAGTTTGACGAAGACTTTGTTAGTCtaattatattcaatgtatctCTATACCGTAGCATACAGTAGTTTACTGCTTTTTTGTCTTCAGTTTTTAAATCTTCCATATGTTTTAAGTATAGAAGATATAACCAATAAGTGGCGTTactaatataaacttaattgttaatgttatcACACCACATCAAGTAACTCcatatatacaaaatactgtGGTTTCAGAAATATAACAGTTTACTAGAATCATGTAATTCTATGTAATTCGTATGAAATATCTGATCAGAGTGTAAATAATCCAATAATTTCTTTAGGCAATGCGGAGACAGTGGCAGTACATGCATGTTTTCAGAAAGCAGCAGAAAAGGCGCGCATTCTGTTCGACATGAAACGTTCTCATGAAGAGTTCGAAAAGAGACAGCGAGAGAATGAGGCGCGTGACCGGACTGACGACCGGCTAATAGAGGTGCTGCAGAAATCTCGCGCCAGGGTCGAGGCTAAGCGGAAGCAGACTGAAAAAGCGGTCAGTGAAGTATTACTAATAATATGCAGTAGGAGTATCAACATGCGAGTAGATAAATAGGTAATCTATGCATCTATCTTTTATTAACACACTGCTTCTGAAACCTAAAACTCTGACTTTGAAAGGGAGCCGGAGCTACCAAAAGATAGGTCGTCATTCATGCAGATTCGGTTAATATTGAGTAGATTATTCTTATaagagaataataaatatatatttctagtGTAATACTATCAAATAGTATATGTGTACATTTTATCCAAGACCACCTCAACGTTTGTAGAAATTGTTGATCGCaaggtagtttttatttttatattataggaAAGATTCAATCATATTTTGTTTGACATAAAAatgttgaataatattattgggTTCAATTTAGATGAAAAATGAGAAGCTTCGTATTTTGGAGGAAATAAGTCATAAGCTGGAGAGCGGTGACGCAGCTCGCGATCAGAAGGAGAAAGAGAATTTGGAGAAAGCTGTGCGAGAGAAAGATGCAGCGTAAgtcgttgtttttttaatttcaatgcaaCCGATCACAGATTATGCTTATCAtgtcatataatattgtaacgaaTCAAACCATGACAATTGTCCTAAGAGTATTTTGCCACTTATAAATGTAATGAGTAAGCAGGTAGGAACGATGTATAAAACTAAATGGATGCAACTTTTGTAATCTCTTAAGAATTTGTAACACTAAAAGCATTATCTTGATCTGGATGGTACGCAAGTATAGTTCACGTAATAATACTGTATGAACTAAGTGTTGgtgtgttatttatttgtttaa
This window contains:
- the LOC126973821 gene encoding golgin subfamily A member 6-like protein 22 isoform X1, whose protein sequence is MPIAMTKDQWARIHKWTESNDDPDATRRRNYVKYLNDTSREMTKHWPNSLDKVNKRNEELRQARIAAAEEANNKFYRRYMRRKREEQQELMYSARETVFKNTDAPKLLLSAVIETVVQKEREEQIKFNKELQKLAMEQKKKDDDEIIRKSKEWHQLMADRKKKRFDADKKYQKEILEQAKEVAERNRTEYETELEMQKIDNMKADAEMDALDKFDEDFKAAEKARILFDMKRSHEEFEKRQRENEARDRTDDRLIEVLQKSRARVEAKRKQTEKAMKNEKLRILEEISHKLESGDAARDQKEKENLEKAVREKDAAAKARRQADANREAKIKQERIEIQEQFLEKERQRLHELDTMHTWDMMNRFKNAELYEDYQKKLRDEKKRKIQEYRADILKLWREREEREAQARADTRHFYGELAEQKLRAQDNKLFTYWSRLLEEARRHGRPDHALLRVRDEYCKKYRLYPMPELPTSMQEHFEGYAPRDLSLPDQSYRYPPPPAREPDEGEEGGGLAGERRDGLQPSATEREPMPGPSKPRDYNPPVIDADYKRSAPANGMQRRKTMELSEACATNGCNCELKRK
- the LOC126973821 gene encoding golgin subfamily A member 6-like protein 22 isoform X2, with amino-acid sequence MPIAMTKDQWARIHKWTESNDDPDATRRRNYVKYLNDTSREMTKHWPNSLDKVNKRNEELRQARIAAAEEANNKFYRRYMRRKREEQQELMYSARETVFKNTDAPKLLLSAVIETVVQKEREEQIKFNKELQKLAMEQKKKDDDEIIRKSKEWHQLMADRKKKRFDADKKYQKEILEQAKEVAERNRTEYETELEMQKIDNMKADAEMDALDKFDEDFKAAEKARILFDMKRSHEEFEKRQRENEARDRTDDRLIEVLQKSRARVEAKRKQTEKAMKNEKLRILEEISHKLESGDAARDQKEKENLEKAVREKDAAAKARRQADANREAKIKQERIEIQEQFLEKERQRLHELDTMHTWDMMNRFKNAELYEDYQKKLRDEKKRKIQEYRADILKLWREREEREAQARADTRHFYGELAEQKLRAQDNKLFTYWSRLLEEARRHGRPDHALLRVRDEYCKKYRLYPMPELPTSMQEHFEGYAPRDLSLPDQSYRYPPPPAREPDEGEEGGGLAGERRDGLQPSATEREMELSEACATNGCNCELKRK